The nucleotide sequence CAAATACAATGGGCGCAATAACTAAAACAATAATAAACAGCGTTCTGTCCGACGCCGAACTTGCATTATGGTAACGTGTAATAGACAGTGCTTTTTCTTTTCTTTTAAAACTCATCAAATTTCACTCTTAGTTCGTCCAGAATATTTCCCCCAACTCCCTTATTCAATAAGTCTTTAGTGATTTCATCACTGGATGTTCCGCCAAAAGCTTTTATTGCAGCGGAAATTTCTGGTCGGGCTGCTTTATCCTTCCATTTATCTAATATATTTTAAATATCCCTAAGTTCCTCTACTTGCGATATATTATCGCTTACTAGTATTCGTTGTTAATCAATAAGTCGCGAAAATTCTTTTTCTTCATTAATGTAAGGCTCCAGAAACAAGTCGTTACCAGTAATTAGAAACCCCCGTTGTCCAGTTTTCATATCTACCACTAACTTCATTAGGGTTTGGGTATTTTCAATTACCGGGGCATCGTGTTCAATTACAAAACCAAATTGGTTATCCATCAAAACGGCATTCCAAAGTGCAACCCCTCCCATTATAAGTACGAGAACGGTACCAACCATAAAGGAGCCAATAATCTTTTCCTTTAGGCTCAGTTTATCCATCAACCTATCGAACTCGGCACTTTTAAGCTCCCAAAATCGTTTTTCAGTTTTTGGTTGTATCTCCTTATCTACCTGTTCTGTGCTCACGTTATAGAATATATTTCACCAATTATTCTTTTGCTCTATTCGAATCAAAAACTTTTTTAGCTCAACTTTTCTGAACGACACCTTTATATGTATAGTTTCGTTTACCTCCATCAAATGCCATTTCACTTAGAGCATTTACGTATTTATTGGTAATGGATAAGATGTGATGTTCTTGGGAGGATATTGAGGATTAACGGGTAGCACAACCATACCATTTAAGTCATGCTGCTCACCGACGATGAATGTCGGGACATACCCGAGGTACGAAAGAAGCAGTATTCTAACATATACCACCTACGTCATGCTACACCCGTAATGCAATGTAGGGAAGCAGTATCCCATCTCGCAGCTGGAAGTCTTCATTGATGTATTCAACACACAAATGGGATCCAGCTTCTGCGACATCTTAGATGTCTGGTGCCTGAATGACGGTACATTGCGTTAAACCTTAATGTACAGCGTTCCCAGGCT is from Flavobacteriales bacterium and encodes:
- a CDS encoding CHASE3 domain-containing protein, whose product is MSTEQVDKEIQPKTEKRFWELKSAEFDRLMDKLSLKEKIIGSFMVGTVLVLIMGGVALWNAVLMDNQFGFVIEHDAPVIENTQTLMKLVVDMKTGQRGFLITGNDLFLEPYINEEKEFSRLID